From the Lepidochelys kempii isolate rLepKem1 chromosome 2, rLepKem1.hap2, whole genome shotgun sequence genome, one window contains:
- the XIRP1 gene encoding xin actin-binding repeat-containing protein 1 isoform X1 gives MVARNIKEQIIWQSHIPGSDQHSSKYQNILDCESASSKQDNCKIMVRNVLQQASGGGKLASPQGHVNDGLRSKSMENLTFHQTNSTAMNSRRLQTSFNTGKAAPTSQLTAFPFATQQTASFSGSFRESEMESSIVTTTQPLTQGAKPWTELSFSSSQSNSRRQQWSAATSTGKDSARKEVKLSGKSKTPISKVPDTAYDSAVGKHFERTQSVLDNTRRILHQGHGKPSSPSVKERSALYLSETAAHAVSLPKSNTTKESTAHRLDSQKASKMAELQNQTSSKVNGKKMEEDLPPPPPPLQDSFQASTSLVGSQDSNPRPPPKGSFSKFYQQRQVNELKRLYRHMHPELRKNLEEAVTEDLAEMLSTEDPSAQASVNLDAVLPGEVQSMRWIFENWTLDSIGEHQPTKTLAEEEPIPSGDVKSTSRRFESQSLNGDRLSALTKVPTTVHTKGDVHTARWLFETQPLDSLNKMYSDETDVQEAVLKEPVQKGDVKGAKQLFETYSLEALGHYSSVEEQSILQLKSEIQELKGNVKKTIKLFQTEPLCAIRDKTGNIHEIKSVCREEIQSNAVRTARWLFETQPLDTINKDTSKVKIIRGISLEEAGRGNVSGARWMFETQPLDVIKELTVEEKDFRASMDFVDGADVSKQRLLFETQPLDSLKGEVSDSSPAKEEVIGGDVKSTLWLFETQPMETLKDNFEVGHLKRVGILEEERGDVKQRKHVFETCPLSSISKASSEDPLSASNVQEVMKGDVKSFKNLFETLPLDSIKQSDAEPITKQEEEIPAGNVKANQVLFETIPLYAIKDSFGNFHKVTSVSREQVMSGDVKNYKWMFETKPLDQFDDSTKKVDIIRGITKQEVIAGDVRTAKWLFETQPIDVIHHQANQGEEHSSVKREVTQQGDVKTCRWLFETQPIDTLYEKVEKKQEGESSVPQADVKSYTWMFETQPLDSLKGQEEQFLQVGKAYCQDDLQGVNVKTVRHLFETEPLVTNASSETDSKKMVRYSSHVEIQSGEVSRVKEFFETKPLDVLGKLAAATKENGVPADGNIEAGSVHKFTWLFENFPMDTLKNNTEGIQEIPPEKDIEGGDIGGKRFIFETYSLDQIHDKVDETEIKRIQEETMSKASIKSCTMLFESQPLYAIQDKEGEYHEVTSLKKEEIMKGDLKGARWLFETKPLDQIKKEEEVFVIRAVTQEDIKKGDIQSARWRFETEPLDSFSGGKRCVARTVDDVQKGDVQTNKQLFESQPVSQKKYVRMVSVSDVQQGNVRTSTWLFENQPIDSLKGESEASSSMTTVQREDSQKGDVKRCTWLFETQPMDSLKDPKGSASTNAPEVVPHADVKSTTWLFETTPLDKLSSSKHRTETEVKERTVRETLEGLCACQAIQHDGILIEANDVGSVRMVKYQFSRQTTPEIQKEEIVGGNLQRIMLQLLHRTNVEAQGMLVEEDEEGKIKVSPLQLLDPSEADKSKEELRDDVAKALQSLLSQDASIKKGMVMQETEVGSVKMTIYSLLHHSIQQEVVKGDVKSTIGNLLASSQEQRMMATIRREDNEKGNVQLYTSCIEKGDLDYLKNLQRESEIESLISSQADQEPAEFIQQDVQGANMHALQQEEPADKVTEDVGQGGIKGTKRVLMCEGVSKENMLERKAVHAGDTDSTVQCLGQNLSRPTGVGKEDIVCGDIQATTQSLKKAKNVNKKAEREERVSRDVKEVKIAPQGAASTKVVAQKDDMARSQRSVAGETSQMTKNMEEAALGSDLQAAMQSLRLATAEAKSIQHQVQSKLHKSTEQIHLASKQQAPSISGTMTMQSTVCQQECAPPKQHQASATIRDQESSKSHASASQKSMTSHKKVSTSEEVQGGQHLCQESQGVPSADVSVKDGLFTAKPVKPYVSPFIESDYKEQSVQEEREQDVMLRGDVKTAIRALQSAATEQRQVEKEDVVRGNLKATLQSLEKSNVNVSKGDFKAAMIYRNAGQSYSICKKENDTQSISNQTAVVTSGSQSDNDFPPPPPVAVMKTKCCPPMTQARESAPSQPSKKDEALGCSAPMHNAIPKTLTLASTKANDQRPSEKPAILPKPEITAPPRRKPIPPPKPERFLQEKPSRPASNSKGRLTKLVPPPLPPKPSGLSELSRAKTPPMNQAKDSCCSDALAQMGCGDCQSKCCTPQSPVANAVTVKNQNSEKKAPKDIIKTPLQIAEERYKATKEEQGKQESVDSKTSKPLKNRVAVSETEQVMTKEKATAPRNCCPAEEIPGHRLSSGQENSCTLTSKQEWLDGYLIGLTNPESENKPSTSPKNQATLLRKGSDTALNASPKTESASMSSTDGSWDNQSTTQKTNQRRQEEPSASSHQLSRDLFKEQQQVNSRQGGSLEAKREQFAQKPVVVMREKPCRETEDERLKRLSFHKEEIMKGSVKEAMEIFENLRRQEELQEILTRVKEFEEETFKVDVKALKSFFENVPEWVVHQKAHQVTQQHKAEKAEQTTKEDSDSVSSVELAFEDLERASAEIIHLKEQTLARLLDIEEAIRKALYSVSNLKSESDIAGLSGLFKESLGNAQSPTTSNNIRKISIVSSKAKQEKAAQGMQNAASVESANGSEKTEMLKGELEVPCIIEQRVNSPSSPSYISIESAARKPAESPKMAYSPWDAPLQDYPDMPGKRDTFTQNIFNSLTRKSVGSGECNPAPLQIEQEPIQMKIGSNSIRQHYVSNPECPLSGNSGKEGCALNSSKGSCHGAIKGGFSDYKAPLNISSPQNPRRQKSILELQTGPDGSKLYGATRTVTEQYEEVDEFGNKIITSSTTVTKQSETQTSSTCNVVSPPRYEITASPLLRRYLNSPGEDFHSNGSFQETGVVFVTFGNSKPKK, from the exons TTGAGAGGACACAGTCAGTTTTAGACAACACTAGACGCATACTGCACCAAGGACACGGGAAACCATCCTCTCCCTCCGTGAAGGAGCGGTCAGCTCTCTATCTGTCTGAGACAGCTGCTCACGCAGTCAGCCTCCCAAAGTCT aATACCACAAAGGAGAGCACTGCTCATCGTCTTGACAGCCAGAAAGCAAGCAAG ATGGCAGAGCTTCAGAACCAGACGTCATCTAAAGTGAATGGCAAGAAAATGGAAGAGGACTTACctccacctccccctcccctgcaagacTCCTTCCAGGCCTCTACTTCCCtggttgggagccaggattcAAACCCACGGCCGCCCCCAAAGGGATCCTTCTCAAAGTTCTACCAGCAGCGCCAGGTGAATGAGCTGAAGAGGCTCTATAGGCACATGCACCCTGAGCTGAGGAAGAACCTGGAGGAAGCTGTGACCGAGGACCTGGCGGAAATGCTCAGCACGGAAGATCCCAGTGCCCAGGCCTCAGTGAATCTGGATGCCGTGCTCCCGGGGGAGGTTCAGTCCATGCGCTGGATCTTTGAAAACTGGACGCTAGACTCTATTGGGGAGCATCAACCGACCAAGACGTTGGCGGAGGAGGAACCCATCCCAAGCGGGGATGTGAAAAGCACCTCCCGGAGGTTTGAAAGCCAGTCGTTAAACGGAGACAGGCTGTCTGCGTTGACCAAAGTGCCCACGACAGTCCACACCAAAGGGGACGTGCATACAGCCCGGTGGCTATTCGAAACCCAGCCGCTGGACTCATTAAACAAAATGTACTCAGATGAAACAGACGTGCAGGAGGCAGTTCTCAAGGAGCCTGTTCAAAAAGGGGACGTGAAAGGTGCCAAGCAACTCTTTGAAACCTACTCCCTGGAAGCGCTGGGCCACTACAGCTCAGTGGAGGAGCAAAGTATCCTGCAGCTCAAATCAGAAATCCAGGAGCTAAAGGGCAATGTCAAGAAAACCATCAAGCTGTTCCAGACAGAGCCACTCTGTGCCATCAGAGACAAAACTGGCAACATCCACGAGATCAAATCCGTCTGCAGAGAAGAAATACAGAGCAATGCGGTCAGGACCGCTCGCTGGTTGTTTGAGACTCAGCCACTGGATACCATCAACAAGGACACGTCCAAAGTGAAAATTATCCGGGGGATTTCATTAGAAGAGGCAGGAAGGGGGAATGTCAGTGGAGCAAGATGGATGTTTGAAACTCAGCCACTTGATGTGATCAAAGAATTGACAGTGGAAGAAAAGGATTTCAGGGCTTCCATGGATTTCGTTGATGGGGCAGATGTCAGTAAGCAGCGTCTACTTTTTGAGACCCAACCTCTTGACTCTCTGAAAGGAGAAGTCTCAGACAGCAGCCCAGCCAAGGAAGAAGTCATCGGCGGTGACGTGAAATCTACACTCTGGCTGTTTGAAACCCAACCAATGGAAACCCTAAAAGATAATTTTGAAGTGGGTCATTTAAAGAGAGTGGGGATTTTGGAAGAGGAGAGGGGGGATGTGAAACAAAGAAAGCACGTCTTTGAGACCTGTCCCCTCAGCAGCATCTCAAAGGCATCCTCTGAAGACCCCCTCTCAGCCTCTAATGTACAAGAGGTGATGAAGGGGGATGTTAAATCTTTCAAAAACCTCTTTGAGACTCTCCCATTAGACAGCATTAAGCAGTCTGATGCTGAGCCCATCACCAAACAAGAAGAGGAGATACCAGCTGGGAACGTCAAAGCCAACCAGGTCCTGTTTGAGACAATACCTTTGTATGCCATCAAAGACAGCTTCGGAAACTTCCACAAGGTCACCTCTGTAAGCAGAGAGCAGGTCATGAGCGGCGATGTCAAGAACTACAAATGGATGTTTGAAACCAAACCTTTGGACCAGTTTGATGACAGCACCAAGAAGGTGGATATAATCAGAGGGATCACAAAGCAGGAAGTGATAGCTGGTGATGTCAGAACAGCAAAATGGCTCTTTGAAACCCAGCCCATTGATGTCATCCATCACCAAGCCAACCAAGGAGAAGAGCACTCCTCGGTGAAGAGAGAGGTTACCCAGCAGGGTGATGTGAAGACCTGCAGGTGGCTGTTTGAGACACAGCCAATTGACACCCTGTATGAGAAGGTGGAGAAAAAGCAGGAAGGGGAAAGTTCTGTACCACAGGCTGATGTTAAGTCGTACACATGGATGTTTGAGACCCAGCCCCTGGACTCCCTGAAAGGCCAGGAGGAGCAGTTTTTGCAGGTTGGCAAAGCATACTGCCAAGATGACTTACAAGGAGTCAACGTCAAAACTGTCAGACATCTGTTTGAGACTGAACCACTGGTTACCAATGCCTCCAGCGAGACTGACTCAAAGAAAATGGTCAGGTACTCCAGCCACGTGGAAATACAGTCCGGTGAAGTGTCTCGGGTGAAGGAGTTCTTtgaaaccaaacccttggatgtaCTGGGTAAATTGGCTGCAGCCACAAAAGAGAATGGTGTCCCTGCAGATGGGAACATTGAAGCTGGATCAGTGCACAAGTTCACCTGGCTCTTTGAGAACTTCCCCATGGATACTTTAAAGAACAACACTGAGGGCATACAAGAAATCCCCCCAGAGAAGGATATCGAGGGGGGGGACATCGGAGGCAAGAGGTTCATTTTTGAGACCTACTCCCTAGACCAGATTCATGACAAGGTGGATGAGACGGAGATCAAGAGGATCCAGGAGGAGACAATGAGCAAAGCCAGCATCAAGTCCTGCACCATGCTCTTTGAGAGCCAGCCCCTATATGCCATCCAGGACAAGGAGGGGGAATACCATGAGGTCACCTCACTGAAGAAGGAAGAAATAATGAAAGGTGACTTGAAAGGTGCCCGGTGGCTCTTCGAAACCAAACCTCTGGATCAGAtcaagaaggaggaggaggtgttCGTGATCAGGGCTGTCACCCAAGAGGACATCAAGAAAGGGGATATCCAGTCTGCCCGATGGAGGTTTGAGACGGAGCCTCTCGATTCCTTctctggggggaagaggtgtgtGGCCAGGACAGTGGATGATGTACAGAAAGGGGATGTCCAGACCAACAAGCAGCTTTTCGAGTCTCAGCCGGTGAGCCAGAAGAAATACGTGAGGATGGTCAGCGTCAGCGATGTCCAGCAGGGCAATGTGAGGACGTCCACCTGGCTTTTTGAGAACCAGCCCATCGATTCCCTGAAGGGAGAGTCTGAAGCGAGCTCCAGCATGACCACTGTGCAGAGAGAAGACAGCCAGAAAGGGGATGTGAAGCGCTGCACATGGCTGTTTGAAACTCAGCCCATGGATAGTCTCAAAGACCCCAAGGGGTCTGCCAGCACCAATGCCCCGGAGGTGGTCCCTCATGCTGATGTGAAGAGCACAACATGGCTGTTTGAAACCACCCCTCTGGATAAACTCAGCTCTTCTAAACACAGAACCGAAACTGAGGTGAAAGAGAGGACAGTGAGGGAGACTTTGGAAGGCCTCTGCGCCTGCCAGGCCATCCAGCATGACGGGATCCTCATAGAAGCCAATGACGTAGGGAGCGTGAGGATGGTGAAGTACCAGTTCAGCAGGCAAACTACTCCAGAGATCCAAAAGGAAGAGATTGTGGGAGGCAATTTGCAAAGGATCATGCTGCAACTACTGCACAGGACCAATGTGGAGGCCCAGGGGATGCTGGTGGAGGAGGACGAGGAGGGCAAGATCAAAGTCAGCCCACTGCAGCTACTGGACCCAAGCGAAGCCGATAAAAGCAAAGAGGAGTTGAGGGATGACGTTGCTAAGGCTCTCCAAAGTCTCCTTAGCCAAGATGCCTCCATCAAAAAGGGAATGGTCATGCAAGAGACAGAGGTGGGGTCGGTGAAGATGACTATCtactccctcctgcaccactCCATCCAGCAGGAAGTTGTCAAGGGAGATGTGAAGTCAACCATAGGGAACCTGCTGGCTTCCTCGCAAGAGCAGAGGATGATGGCAACCATCAGACGGGAGGACAACGAGAAGGGGAATGTCCAGCTGTACACCAGCTGCATCGAGAAGGGAGACCTGGACTACCTAAAGAACCTTCAGCGGGAGTCTGAGATAGAGTCCCTCATCTCCTCTCAAGCAGACCAGGAGCCAGCAGAATTCATCCAGCAGGATGTGCAAGGGGCTAATATGCATGCCTTgcaacaggaagagccagcagaTAAAGTGACTGAAGATGTGGGGCAAGGGGGCATTAAGGGGACTAAGAGAGTGCTCATGTGTGAAGGTGTAAGCAAAGAGAACATGTTAGAAAGAAAGGCAGTGCATGCAGGTGACACAGACTCCACTGTGCAGTGTCTTGGGCAAAACCTGAGCCGGCCCACAGGGGTGGGAAAGGAAGATATTGTGTGTGGGGATATTCAGGCAACCACACAATCACTGAAAAAGGCTAAGAATGTCAACaagaaggcagagagagaggagagagtcTCTAGAGATGTGAAGGAAGTGAAGATTGCACCACAGGGAGCAGCCTCCACTAAAGTGGTGGCTCAGAAAGATGACATGGCCAGAAGCCAGCGTTCAGTGGCAGGGGAAACCAGCCAGATGACAAAAAACATGGAGGAGGCGGCCCTTGGAAGTGATCTTCAAGCCGCAATGCAGAGTCTAAGGCTGGCCACAGCTGAGGCAAAAAGCATTCAGCACCAAGTCCAGAGCAAGCTCCACAAGAGCACGGAGCAAATCCATCTCGCCTCTAAGCAGCAGGCACCCAGCATTTCGGGGACAATGACCATGCAATCAACTGTTTGCCAACAGGAATGTGCACCCCCCAAGCAGCATCAAGCCAGCGCCACCATCAGAGACCAGGAGTCATCCAAGTCCCACGCAAGTGCGTCTCAGAAGAGCATGACGTCACACAAAAAGGTCAGTACTTCCGAGGAAGTACAGGGAGGACAGCATTTGTGCCAGGAAAGCCAAGGTGTGCCTAGTGCAGATGTTAGCGTTAAGGATGGTCTGTTTACTGCCAAGCCAGTGAAACCCTATGTAAGCCCTTTTATTGAGTCTGATTACAAAGAGCAATCAGTGCAAGAAGAAAGAGAGCAAGATGTTATGCTCAGAGGGGATGTAAAGACAGCTATCAGAGCACTGCAAAGTGCTGCAACAGAACAGAGACAAGTAGAGAAGGAGGATGTTGTTCGAGGTAACTTAAAGGCCACTCTTCAGTCGCTGGAGAAGTCTAATGTTAATGTCTCCAAAGGGGATTTTAAAGCCGCTATGATATACAGAAATGCAGGGCAGTCATATTCCATATGTAAAAAGGAAAACGATACTCAATCAATTAGTAACCAGACAGCTGTAGTGACTTCAGGGTCCCAGTCTGATAAtgactttcctcctcctcccccagttgCTGTGATGAAAACTAAGTGTTGTCCACCCATGACACAAGCAAGAGAATCTGCCCCTTCCCAACCAAGCAAAAAAGATGAAGCCCTGGGATGTTCTGCACCGATGCACAACGCTATCCCTAAGACCCTCACTCTCGCCTCCACCAAAGCCAATGATCAGAGGCCTTCAGAGAAACCAGCGATTCTCCCCAAACCAGAAATTACTGCCCCACCAAGGAGGAAACCCATTCCACCTCCAAAACCTGAGCGCTTCCTGCAGGAGAAACCTTCACGCCCTGCTAGCAACAGTAAAGGGAGGTTGACAAAGCTAGtcccacccccactgcctcctAAACCTTCAGGCCTGAGCGAGCTAAGCAGAGCAAAAACCCCACCCATGAATCAGGCAAAGGACTCGTGTTGCTCTGATGCCTTAGCACAAATGGGATGTGGGGACTGTCAGTCAAAGTGTTGTACCCCTCAATCACCAGTGGCCAATGCTGTTACTGTAAAGAACCAGAACTCTGAGAAGAAAGCACCAAAAGACATCATCAAAACACCTCTTCAGATAGCAGAGGAAAGGTACAAGGCAACCAAGGAAGAACAGGGCAAGCAAGAGTCAGTAGACTCTAAGACGTCAAAGCCACTTAAAAATCGAGTGGCTGTCTCTGAAACAGAACAGGTGATGACCAAAGAGAAGGCAACAGCTCCAAGGAACTGCTGTCCAGCTGAGGAAATTCCGGGACACAGACTTTCATCTGGCCAAGAGAACAGCTGCACATTAACATCAAAACAAGAATGGCTGGATGGGTATCTGATAGGTCTTACTAACCCCGAGAGTGAGAATAAGCCAAGTACCTCTCCTAAGAATCAAGCTACCCTTCTGAGAAAAGGATCTGATACAGCACTAAATGCCTCACCTAAGACAGAAAGTGCAAGCATGTCTAGTACCGATGGGTCATGGGATAATCAGAGCACCACCCAGAAAACAAATCAGAGAAGACAAGAAGAGCCTTCAGCATCTTCCCATCAGCTTTCCAGGGACCTCTttaaggagcagcagcaggtgaaCAGTAGACAAGGGGGCAGTCTTGAAGCGAAGAGGGAGCAGTTTGCTCAGAAGCCAGTGGTGGTCATGCGAGAAAAGCCCTGCAGAGAAACGGAGGATGAACGTCTCAAGAGGCTGTCTTTCCACAAGGAGGAGATCATGAAGGGCAGCGTCAAGGAGGCTATGGAGATCTTTGAGAATCTGCGAAGGCAGGAGGAGCTGCAAGAGATCCTGACCCGAGTGAAGGAGTTTGAGGAGGAGACATTTAAGGTGGATGTGAAAGCCCTGAAGAGCTTCTTTGAGAATGTCCCAGAATGGGTGGTGCATCAGAAGGCTCACCAAGTGACGCAGCAGCACAAGGCTGAGAAGGCCGAGCAAACGACGAAGGAAGACTCTGACAGCGTCTCCTCTGTGGAGCTGGCTTTTGAAGACCTGGAGAGGGCAAGTGCTGAGATCATCCACCTGAAGGAGCAGACGTTAGCTAGGTTGCTGGACATTGAGGAGGCCATTAGGAAAGCTCTCTATTCTGTTTCTAATCTAAAGTCAGAATCAGACATAGCTGGGCTCTCTGGGCTCTTCAAGGAGTCTCTGGGGAACGCCCAGAGCCCTACAACCAGCAACAATATCCGTAAGATCAGCATAGTCTCCAGCAAAGCCAAGCAAGAGAAAGCAGCACAAGGGATGCAGAACGCAGCATCTGTGGAAAGTGCAAATGGGTCCGAAAAGACGGAGATGCTCAAAGGAGAGTTAGAGGTCCCCTGCATCATTGAGCAGCGAGTAAATTCTCCATCGTCTCCTTCTTATATCTCCATTGAGTCTGCAGCCAGAAAGCCTGCTGAATCACCCAAGATGGCATATTCCCCCTGGGATGCCCCCTTACAAGATTATCCCGACATGCCAGGAAAAAGGGACACATTCACTCAGAACATCTTTAACTCATTAACTCGCAAATCAGTGGGGTCCGGTGAATGCAATCCAGCTCCCTTGCAGATTGAACAGGAGCCCATCCAGATGAAGATAGGATCAAACTCAATTAGGCAACACTATGTCAGCAACCCCGAGTGTCCGCTTAGTGGCAACAGTGGCAAAGAGGGCTGCGCACTGAACTCATCCAAAGGCAGCTGCCATGGTGCAATCAAAGGAGGCTTTTCTGACTACAAAGCTCCCCTGAACATTTCTAGCCCACAGAATCCAAGGAGGCAGAAAAGCATATTAGAACTGCAGACAGGTCCGGATGGATCCAAGCTTTACGGAGCCACCAGAACTGTGACCGAGCAGTACGAGGAGGTGGATGAGTTCGGAAACAAGATCATCACTTCATCCACCACCGTCACCAAACAATCAGAGACCCAAACCTCCTCCACGTGCAATGTGGTCTCTCCTCCCCGGTATGAGATAACCGCCTCGCCCCTCCTTCGGAGGTACCTAAACAGTCCTGGTGAAGACTTCCACTCCAACGGCAGCTTCCAGGAAACAGGGGTGGTCTTTGTCACTTTTGGCAACTCCAAGCCAAAGAAATAG